Part of the Paenibacillus terrae HPL-003 genome is shown below.
GAGCGCCTGCGGATGGCGCTTGTCCAGATTCATTTTTTGCAAAATCGGCAGTAAAAACGCAAGCGTCTTACCTGTTCCCGTATGCGCCTCGGCAATAACGTCCTGACCTTCCATCAACAGCGGAATCGATTCCTGTTGTACAGGTGTTGGTGCTGTAATTCCCTGCTCTTTCAAGGCGTCTACCCAATGTTGCTCTACGCCTAATGCTGCAAAATTCTTCAAGTGGTATTCACTTCCTTATCCGTATTCAATATGTGTCACGTAAAATAGGTTCATGTGCCATATGACATTCATCGTTCCATAGTTCAGAATTCCCATTTTTGTATCGGTTCTCATTCAACCCTTTTCAGGAAGGGAGCTTATCCGTTATCGTTGATTCTGTTCATGTAACCAAAACATACGGCCGCAATGCGGCTCAGGCCGTTCCATATATGACTTTCCTAGTATACGCGAATATGAACGGGTTTCCAAACCATTTTAATGAACGGATGCAAAAGATGAATTTAGTTGCCATGTCATATATTATGATAAAGGAAATGCTCGAACGAGATCCCCCGTATATGAATTATGTTTTCCAATCATGGACTTGTTTTTCTTTACCACAACCTTGAAAAATCCATTATACTAAACATCAGGAGGTTGAAACTTATGCATATTCAGGTACAAAACGTTGAAAAAAAAGAAAACGATTATCTCATTCATTACAAAGCCGGGGGCGCACTGCCGTTCGTTCCACATGATATTGTTCTGATTCATGGCAAGCAGTATTTTATCGGCACGATTGTGGAGGTAGAGTCGGAACAGGCTCTTGTACGGATCAATCCCGAATACGAGAACCAGTTGACAGGCTCAATCGGGCTTGAACTGGCTTTCTCACCGACGGTCTCCATTCAAGGAGCAGACAAAATCGTGGAAAAGCTCGGATATTTCCCTCCCTTTCATTATGACCAAATTACAGCAGCAGATATCACAAAGGACCAGATAACATTGACGATTGAACTATCACCCCCTACCGTACTGATACCCAAATCACCCGATCTGACTCCTTCGGCTGAACAGCCTTCACTTTCTGCGTCTTCAACGGCAAATGTACCCCGTTACGCGGTGATCTTTACTTTTTTAGAGACAAAGGAACATGAGCTGACCGCTATGGAAACGGAAAATATCATTTTACAGCTTGATTTTCGTTATGAAGAATCAGATATGGTCATTGATATTGATGCAATAACCGGACTGTCAGGCAGCTTCCTGTGCAGAGGCATCCGTGCGGAGATTGCAGAGTTGAATGAATAAACAAATGAACACACTCGACAAATAGCCGCTTTGCAAACTTTGGCATGGATGCCCTGCTCGGAAGCAAAGCTCAGAGTGGCTCTGAAGCTGATCCACAGTGATGCATACATATTAGTCAAGGAAGCAGAGCCTTTGCGCTGCTGTGCTCACATAAGCACCTGCCTTTCGCACAACATGCCCTGAAGCAATTGCTGCAACATGAAGAATTCGGCGTGTCTGCCAAGCGGGAACTGTCAAGATAATCGACAACCAAAGGAGAATCAACCTACTCATGCGAGTCAAAATATTTATATTCATACTTATTATTGGGGTAATATGTGTTCCCGCCTATTTCATCATGAGCAGCTTCGGGTTATTCCAAAATGAAAAGGTACTTGTACAGTACAAGGTTGCCGTGGACCTGGAGGGTGAAAAGTATGATGCCTGGCCTGTAATCAGCAGCTTTACCGCTATAGACAAAAAAGGCGACAACCGTCAGCTCTACTATCAGGCGGAAGGCGCCGGCTTAGAATACTTGTTTCAGTTAGCCTATGGACAATATGAACTCAAGCCCTCCAAAGAAAATCCTTTTTTGGACGGAAGAATTCACTACACCATGAATCATCCCGATTACGTCCGGCAAGAGAAGAAATATAAGAACGCCAACGATTACAGCCAGTTACAGCATTATTATAACCAGCAGGAACAAGTCATCTATACTTATAACCCCGAAGCCAAGCCTGACAAGGCATATGTTCGCTCCATCATCACTACAGGTATGACTCGCAGTTCTGGTGGATCAAGCAGTATGGTGAAAGATAACTATATCAATATCAGTAAGCTGTTCAAGGACAAGCTGGGAATTAACGTAAAAGTAGACGTGGACGAGGACAATAAAATCGTTACTTTATCCATGATATAAAAAATAACCGTGAAAAAGGAAGGGGCTACTTATGACAGAAACACAACAATGTCGATTGGGACCTGCCTATTTGGAAGGATGGGCTATACCTGAGAACCCGGAAGCATGGATTGAGCAGGAATGGACAGGCAAGCTCCACTCACAGGCCGGACATACGAAATTTCATATTTTTATTATGGAGAGTGGATGGACGAGCTGATCGCCGTAACTGAATTTGCACCTCAGCTCATGATTGCGGAGGATACAGTCACGGGTGAACAGATCGTGATATTTGATGGAACCCGACACGGTTACGACGCGCTGCTATGCAAAGTATATACGGAGGAACAGCAGAACAACCGCACTCCTCTTTTACCCTATTTAGATGAAGACGGTGAGGATACGTTCGAGGTGAGCGTGACCGCTTATTACAATGTCGATTGGGATGATGAATTTTCAGACGATGTGGATGAGTATGGGCAGCTTGAGCTGATCAACGGCAAGCTATGCGATTTTGAAGAGGCGAAGCGGAATGGCTTTGATGCGATTAGTATTACGATTATAAGCGCCAAAGGTCTGAAAACAGAAATCATTCAGGAAGAGCTGGCCTGACGAGGCTGCGAAGCCAAAGGAGTAACGATCATGTTCAAAAGAATTAAACACGAGCTACTCACCTTTCCACCCATCGGCGCATTGAAAAGGTCATTTTCAAGTGTTAAAATGGGAATAAGATGTGTATTCTAAAAAAGAGTGAAGATGCGTCAACATCCTCACTCTTTGGCAACAGCCGCTTTTAAGGGCGGTAGCCGTGTCAAAGGATGATCATTGAAATAGACCGTTTGCCTTTGTCGAGGGCGGTCTATTTCTTTTTATGGAAGGAAAGAATCAGGATAGTCTCGAAGCGTTAGTTCAAGCCGTTAGCCAAACGGAATAAAAGACTCTAGCAGCACTTTCACCTCAGGATCAGCCTGTTTCAGACTGCTTTTCAGCTTTTTCTGGCCACCCCAAATTCGGTAAACAAGCAGCTCTTTGTCGTATTCCTCCAGCTTCTCAAGTTCCTCCACCAGCACCTGTGCCTGCTCTACACTTTCGATTCCAGACGATTTCAACGGTTTGGCACTTTGGTTGCCTGCCAGAAGAATCGTCGTCCAAACTGGAATGGTGTCCGGCGTCAGTCCATGCGCTTCGGCAAAAGCAGCCGCGTAGCCGTCCTGTACTGACTGATGCTCCGTGTCCACCAGCTTCATATAGCGAATCACCAATGGAAAATAGTCCGTACCTTTAAGTCCCAGTCCCATCACCGCATAGGTGCCCGGCATCGCCGATTTTTCTCCCGGCTCCACATCGTTGTACCACTTGAACTCTTCCATCACGATATCTGCATACTCAGCCAGTAGCGGATAGAGAGCGGGATATTCCAATGCATTGGCAAAAAAACGATGCAGCGTGGATTTAGCCAGCTTGGGCACAGGCAGGATATTTTTTACCTTGCTCTTGAGCTTCAGGCGATATTCCTTGGTAAAGCCCTTCTGTAAAATATCGCATACATATACGAGCGCTTCCCTGTAGCTCTCTTCTTCCTCCGAATGAATATGAACCTCCAGCGTTTGCAAAATATCATTTGCTTTGCAGGTGACGCGCCCACTTGTATATAGCGCTGGAATGCTTCCTGACCCGCTTTTGAGCCATTGGGCAGCCTGCTCCGAGCCTAGCTGTGCAGCGATCTCCAAATATTTCTGCCGTGCATCCGCATGGGTCGAACCCACTCGCATCGCGGTGAGCAGGAACATTTCCATTGCTGGCGCAGGAATATTTGAAGGATGAATATCAGGCTCCTCCGTATAATCCAACTCATAGCTTTTTTTCCAGTCCGCATACTTCGCCAAAAATTCATCTTCAGCCCAACGCTTTAAGCCACGGTTGAGCTGATATCTCCATGCTTCCTCACGATTGCGGCTCACTTTCACTTTTGCATCCATTCGATTCAGAAGCTCATCCACCCGTTGGGCATCTATAGGGTACAAATGAGGATCGAGCATGTGCCTCACAAAGAAAAAATCGTCCTTTTCCTTCGGCACAGCTTTACTGGCAGGGTTGAGCTTCTGCTCTACAAACTGCTGGATAATGGCTAACAGGTGCTGCCGTTTATCTTCGTTCAGGAGCGAGAATGTAAAATGACTGGATTTCTTATCCAAGACCACTTTCAGATGAAATTCCAGCCGATAACGAAAGAACATGGGACTACATTCTTCAGACTTAAATAGAGCCTCTATCCGTTCCCTGAACACAGGCATCCATTCGTCCTGCACTTGCTGGAGCGTTACCCCCTCCGTAAAACCAGAAATTTTCGTATCCGGTCTACGGTTATCCCAATCAAACGGTTCATAGGTATCCACCCATAGCCCGTCCTCCTTACAGGTCACTTTTAAGTATTCATGAATCCCTTCGTGAAGGACACTTTTGGTCTGGAATTCGGCAATGCGCTTTTGCTCAGAGGCGTACGCCTTCTCAATTGCCTCGAAAATCGGATCTATGTATGCTTGTACCCCTGATGTCATTACGATGTGCTCCTCCTTCATCCCCTTACAAATTGTAGTTCCTACGTAATTAAGATAGACTTATCTATAACTATTTGATTTCCTGATTATAGCATATCTCTCATTTACTTTTGGTCTCTATCTCTATAGATAGAGTACCGGTAAGCAGGTGCATCCTATATGTATTGGGTTTCCACACAACATACGCCGGTGGCTGCATTCTTGCAGAAGCAGCATTGTCGGATTTTAAAGTAAAAGGAGGACGAATGAAAATGACAGCTCATTTTGAGCAAACCCTTGATAGGCTGGGAGAAATCGCAGAACGTCTGAGACAAAGCGGAATGCCTGACGTGGAGTACAAGTGGACGGAGGGCATCTCCACAGTGGAGCTGGCTGCTCTGGAGGAACGGCTACAGATGACCTTGCCTGCCTCCCTATCAGAATTGATCCAACGATGTGGCAGCCTATATCTGTTATGGTCGCTCCCCCAACACTGTATTGTAAGGGATGTATCGGGACGTACAGGTGAACATAGCTCCACCTCTGATTACGAACTGAACATACTCGAAGATATCACGGGTGAGTTTGGCTGGAATCATGAGTATATTAGCTATTTTACATTCTATGGGGAAAATGCAGACTCACCAGCGACAACGGACGAACATCGGTATCTGATTTTCAACTACAACGGTGCGGGCGATCCGGTATTGCTCGATTTGGCGACATCATCTGCCGAGCCAGCCGTGTTCTGCTATGATCACGAGCAGGATCGGTTCACCTTGCTTGCGGACAATCTGCCTGCTTATATAGACACCATCCTCACACTGCACGGCCTATGGGTATGGAATTGGATGACAGTGACTGACGAGCATGGCATTCAGCTAAAAAGTCCCCCGCTACAAATGTGGGTACGATGGCTGGATACGTTCTGCAATGTGAAGCTGGAGGATGCCCATTCGCTTGAAGCTTTGATTGAATACACCACGATGCATAGTGTAGACAATCCTGTCATATTGCAGGCTTTTCAGTCCTATGATCCGAAGGATATTTTCCTTGCCTGGGAGCAGCGCATTCAGCATAACCCTGCACAATTCGCTACATGGTTCGTTTTTATAGGAGAAACCGCTGGCGACGGAGCAGCCGATTGGGTACGCTCCTTATGGGAGCCGGACACCGCGCAAGCATGGACTTCTTTAGTCAAAAATAACTTCCATGCTGTGGGTGCCTTCACGTCACCACGTGCCTATCTGACCGCCCGTTGCCTGCCAGAGCATGAAGGATTGGCATACGTGTGCAATTACCTGCCACAGCATTCGGCGAGGGATGGTAAACTAGAAGGGTACGTTGCTAACGGGCAGCTACATCATTTTCATTCTCCAGAGGTCATTGACTGGATGCGGGACAAGGTAAACTACCCGGCGGATGGCTGGTCAGTGCTTTTTGCCGAGTCCTATCCTACGGTGGAGCAGCTATTCGACTGGCTATCCGACAGTGAGCTTCACCAAAAAATTGTAGCCGGGGCACTGGAGGTCATGATAAAAAAAGGACGCGTCCCTTCCCTAAAAGCTGATGCCCTGAATACAATCTCAAACCTGCTACAAGCTTCCTTGCAGCGCGTTATGCTCAAAAAAGATAAACGCCGTATTGAAGCAGTGCTGGAGCAGCTTTCTGATTTGGGGCTTTGCTAATCTTTTGGAGCCACTGCGTCAGCGGCTTAACCCCCGAAAAAAAGTATCTATAGTGAATGAAATCAATTCATCATTCGATTTTGCCGTAGGGAGATCAAAATTCAGGAGCAGGGAAGTCAAACCGTGCAGCATGCTCCACACGGATGTGGCGATCAGGCGCTCATCCCCTTGAGTTATGCTGCCTTCCTCCATAGCAGCTTGGAGTCCGGCTTCGAGCAGCTCAAAGCCTTTAAAGCGTCCACTATCAATAAGGCTGACCGGGCTTACGGACTCAAGGTCGCTGATGAACAGGATATTGTAATATTCCGGACTAGCCGTTCCAAAACGGACGTAAGCATCAGATACCGTTTTCAGCCTATCCAAGGCATTCAAGCCCGCCGCCTCTGCTTCTTCCAAGCGCTGCTGGAGAGCCTGCAGGAACAGAGCATTTCCTTCCAGCAGCAGCTCACGGACAACAGCTTCTTTATTGGCAAAATAATGATAAATGGTCGTCGGTGAATATTCGATCTGATCCGCAATCTTGCGCATAGAGACCTCGGCATACCCTTGATTCAGGAACAGCGACCGGGCGGCCTCGATAATTTTTTGGCGGATCTCATTGCTTTCACGTTCTCGGCGTTTGATATGCTTCATGAGTAGATATACTTGCCCTTTCTGCCTGCCCCAATTTGGCGGCGATACGATCAGCTTCCATTATACCCGAGTTCATAGCCCCTTGAAACCCGCCTCCAGGCTGTGTCCAGGCACCTACCAATGACAGACGTTCTACAACGGATTTATGCTTCAGCCTTTTTATGCCTGACTGTCGGACTGTTTGAGCGTAACCGTAGACAGCCCCGCCGGGATTGGCGGTATAGCGCTGCATCGTCCGAGGTGTTCCCAGCTCTGCCACCACCACTTTGCTGACAAAACCTGGATACAGCTGTTCAAGGCGCTCCAATATCTGCCGTGTTACGGTTTCCTTTTTGGCTTTATATTCGGGACGTGTGGCAGGCCAGTTCTCCAATCTGTCCAAAAATGTAACTGCAATAACGCCTTTACCCGGTTCATTAAGTGTGGGGTCCATGGCGTTATAATTGGTAAGCATCCAGTTGCCTTTGGTGTACTGGCCGCTCATCATGACTTCATAATCTGTCTCCGAATCCGGTACATCATACAGAATCAAGTCTTCTTCGGTAATACCAAGCTCATGAGGCTCGCAGGATAACCCAAGATACAATTGAGTGAGAGATGTGCCAGTCTCCAGCCTGCTGACGGCTTCCAGCTCACGGCGGGCAGCATCATGGTTCGACAACAGACGGCCATAGGTATGATGAGGGCTAATACCGGACACAATCCAATTGGCTTCATACGCATCCCCTTTTTTCAGACGGACACCGGCTGCTTTGCCGTCTACGAGCACAATTTCAGATACCTGACTACGCAGGTGAACTTCTCCACCGGCTGACTGAATCGCGGCAACCAGTGCATTGGATAAAGCCTGTGCGCCCCCCTGAATGTAATACGTTCCCTCCAGATGATAGCCGATCCAGGGAATGAAAAAGTACAAGGCTGCAAGCCGCTTCGGGGGCAAGCCATAATAGGGCCAAAGTGCGGTGAAAAATTCCGTAAATCGGTCAGACAGCCCAAACTGACTTACAGCCTCCCAGGTGGTCATTTGCGTCCAGCGGAAGAAGGTTCCTGCTTTGAGCAGACCCGCTGTCTTACGCCAGAGACCGGGGGAAGAGGAAGAAAAGACGGAGAAGCCTGCCCCAAAACGACGAATGCCTGCAAACAGCTTGTCGATAGCTGTCTGCTCAGCAGGGAACATGTTTTTGAGGAGCTGCACATACTCCTGAACATCGGACGGAATATCAATGGTCTGCCCTTCCCAGCGAATGGAGTAAGGGTGTTTTTTGCGGAGAGGTACGATCCGTTGGTCCGCATTGCAGCCCTTTAGCATCTGTCCGAAGCTGCCTTCCTCGAGTCCACCTACACCATGCAGGGATACATCAAAGGTATACCCCTTTCTTGTAAATTCAGTTGCAAAGCCGCCGGCGAGGGTATGACTTTCAAAAACAGCCGTTCGGTAACCGAGCGCGGAGAGTCTTGCTGCACAGGACAAGCCATCCAAACCAGCGCCGATGACGATAACATCATATTTACTCATGATTTCATCCCCTTTTTTAACATCGTTATTTTAATTAACAGTGTTAAGTCAAGGGGATTATATACCAAAACATTACGCCTGGAAAGCCCTGTTTTGTTGGTAACCCGCCAGCTATTCAGCGAAATATAAGAGATTTAGCTCTTATTACAGCTGCAAAAGTTCAATTAATATAAAAAACATCCAGAATTGTAGCGCTTTCACTTGTCAGATTCCAATGAAGATGCTATCCTTCAAGTGGGATTGTTACTGAAAAGGCAAAACCCGAGTACATTTAAATTGTGTACCCGGAGTTTGCCTTTTTTTCATTTTATATGGATGCAGCATCCTACAGTCAAACATCCCGAACATATAGAAAGCGCTTTAAAAAAATGACACCAAAGGAGTTAATCTCATGCAAAGAAGACGTTTCGCCCTTGTTTTACTATCTTTCGTGTTCCTGCTTACGATCTTTTTCCCGTCCTCCAGCTCTGCCGCAGCAGCCGATGTACCAGCACCACAGGCTACCCTGCTTACTCAGGTACAGCCTTTGGGTGAAGTCGTTTCTGCCGTTGTACTGAAATACAGCACCAATATTGACGGGGCATCCTTGTCCACTTCCAGCTTTCAGGTTCAATCTGTACTCAATGATGTATACACAGACAGAACCGTGACCGGTGTATATACCAACGATACAGGAGCCATCACCAACCGCAGTACTCATGGCAAATACATCGTGATCGAGCTGGATACGCAAGATAATAATGCAAGTACCCTTACTTACGATGCAACAAGTGGAGTCAACCGCATCAATCCGTTGAATTATAACATCACCCAGAAGAAAGACATTGCTACTCAAAAGAAAACAGTCGTTCCAGCCTCTGCACAGACTGTAAAAGCAACCGATAAAATCACACCTATCGTGGACGATTTCCAAAAAAACACCTTTGAGAATAAAGAGGGCTTCAAACTTAACTACTTTACGTTTGAGCCTAAAGTAGAGTCTGGAAAAACCTACCCGCTGGTTGTGTTTCTGCATGGAAACGGTGAGCGTGGTGACGGAAACGGAGTAAACCTGCTGGCGAATGCTGGTGCCGTTACTTGGGCTTCTCCTGAACAGCAAGCCAAGCACCCGTCCTTCGTAATCGCTCCACAAAGCCCAATTGACCTGGAACATAAATTCATTTGGGCGGATGAGCCGCGCAACAGTGCTGTTGCCGATCTGGTACGTGAAACGGCGTTAAAATACCCGATCGACACCAATCGAATCTATATCGTTGGTATTTCTCAAGGAGCTATGGGCACCTGGAGATTGTTGGAGAAAAATCTTGATTTGTTCGCCGCAGGTGTGCCGATTGCCGGTTTGACCAACTATGAGAAAGCCGTTAACATGTATGCACCTGTTGATCCTAAACACGTCGAAGTACTGAAAAACGTTCCTATTTGGGCCTTCCATGCCGTAGACGACACCTCGGTAAGCCCTAAAAACTCGCAAGAAATGGTAGCTGCCATTAAAGCACAAAACGGAAACCTCATTCATTTTACTGAATATGAAGCAGGCATTATTAAACCCGTAGGACACTTTTCCTGGGTTCCCGCTTTGCAAAATCAGGATATGATTGAATGGCTGTTTGCACAAAAGAAATAAATGTAGTTTTTGCAGATAAAACCGAACTTAAAAGTTTCATATTTCGGCTTATATATCTCCAAAAATAAAGCGCCAGGACGGTTCGATACCCGTCTGGCGCTGTTTTGCTATCTAAAACGTTGACCTACTACTTCACTCGCTTCGCAGCTTTGATCGTTCTCAAAGCTCGTCTGCGAGTTACCTTGTTCGGACTTCTGAGCTGTCTTCTGGCAGTTGCCACATCTGTTTTAGCCATGTGCAAATCACCATCCTATTCACTTAGGCTCATATTGGGAGCATGCACCTAAAATATATTAGTAATGATTATTATCATTATAGTTTAAAACTATATAATGGATTATACAAGGATGCAAGACATTTGGGGAAGTAAATATTACCTTGAGTAATGGGAGAGATTATTTCACCCTTTTACGCTTCTGTGTTACATTATATATAAGTAAAGCGAGAACAAAAATTCGAATCAGAATTTACGTTCGCCATGTTTTCATAGTCCTTTATTCCGAACTAAATCAAAGTCTATATCTTCCCGACATGTGTTCCATAGCAATTCATCTGTAAGAAAGCTTAATGCATCCATGTTGCGCAATCGTTCGACCAACTCGGTAATCACATCTATGTCTTCACGTTGTATATGCCTGGCAAGAGTGATGCCACCTGTGTCGCCATCAACATATAGATGCGAATGATGTCTTTCCTTTTTTACATGTCGGAGGGTAAGCACGCTGTTGTCAATCATCATGACGTATCGGTCCTTGATTAGATAACCCTCAAAAAGCTCATACATATGGGGAAGATCGCAGGGACCAAGAATAAGGCTGACTTTTTCAAAATTACTTTTGTTCATTACTGTCAACTCCCTCAAACTTAATGAAGTATTTTTATGAACCTAAGCTAAACAAGCTTATCATTCAATATCTCGAAGAGTTTATCCTTTTTAGTTATTGTATACTCTATCAGGATAAACTTCAACTGTTAATATCCTTTTGTTTAAATATATTTTAATGAGGTGTATGTATGGGAATTACCTTTAAGCTTGAAGAATTGCTTCAGGATATAGGGATAACTAAAAATGCTCTTGCTCGTGAAGCTAAAATCAGGCCCAATACCATCTATGAAATGTGTAGCAATACGACCAAGCGGATCGAATTCAAAACATTTAATACGGTGATGGAAACGCTGATCCGTCTTTCTGGTCGCCAGTTAACCCTGCACGATGTTCTCGAATATATTCCCGAGGATGAATCAGAGAAACACTAATTTATTTATAGAATAGTTCGCTGCGCTTTATATCTCTGCCTTTGGCAGGGATATTTTTATCCTCGTAATTTAGAATAATTGTTGTCATCATCATTTCAGAGTACATAACTAGAATCTATACTTATAAAGGAGCACTTTTTATCATGAATGTTCATGAGAGGTACCATTTTAAACTTGGCGACATCTTGGAGGAACTTGATATCTCCCGCAATAAACTAGCCGTAGAAGCAAAAATACGTCCGGCTACTGTAATAGATATGGTAAATGGAAAAACCAAAAGACTTGAACTGGAAACACTAGTCCATATACTTGATGCTTTGAACAGATTTGCCCGCCAACGAAGATTTACAAGGACTATTACTCTTGCTGATATAGTAGAATATATTCCCGAAGATGGAATTGAGGAACATTGAGACTACCAAAGCATGACCTCAATTATTTATTGTAATTCGTTAGAACACGGGGGTTCCGTTCAACATGAGAATGTCAAACGCACAGGGAATTACCTTTAAGCTTGAAGAATTGCTTCAGGATATAGGGATAACTAAAAATGCTCTTGCTCGTGAAGCTAAAATCAGGCCTAATACCATCTATGAAATGTGTAGCAATACGACCAAGCGGATCGAATTCAAAACATTTAATACGGTGATGGAAACGCTGATTCGTCTTTCTGGTCGCCAGTTAACCCTGCACGATGTTCTCGAATATATTCCCGAAGATGAAGCCCGGGAATATTAATTTTGCATAGAGA
Proteins encoded:
- a CDS encoding immunity 50 family protein, whose product is MHIQVQNVEKKENDYLIHYKAGGALPFVPHDIVLIHGKQYFIGTIVEVESEQALVRINPEYENQLTGSIGLELAFSPTVSIQGADKIVEKLGYFPPFHYDQITAADITKDQITLTIELSPPTVLIPKSPDLTPSAEQPSLSASSTANVPRYAVIFTFLETKEHELTAMETENIILQLDFRYEESDMVIDIDAITGLSGSFLCRGIRAEIAELNE
- a CDS encoding DUF6138 family protein translates to MTSGVQAYIDPIFEAIEKAYASEQKRIAEFQTKSVLHEGIHEYLKVTCKEDGLWVDTYEPFDWDNRRPDTKISGFTEGVTLQQVQDEWMPVFRERIEALFKSEECSPMFFRYRLEFHLKVVLDKKSSHFTFSLLNEDKRQHLLAIIQQFVEQKLNPASKAVPKEKDDFFFVRHMLDPHLYPIDAQRVDELLNRMDAKVKVSRNREEAWRYQLNRGLKRWAEDEFLAKYADWKKSYELDYTEEPDIHPSNIPAPAMEMFLLTAMRVGSTHADARQKYLEIAAQLGSEQAAQWLKSGSGSIPALYTSGRVTCKANDILQTLEVHIHSEEEESYREALVYVCDILQKGFTKEYRLKLKSKVKNILPVPKLAKSTLHRFFANALEYPALYPLLAEYADIVMEEFKWYNDVEPGEKSAMPGTYAVMGLGLKGTDYFPLVIRYMKLVDTEHQSVQDGYAAAFAEAHGLTPDTIPVWTTILLAGNQSAKPLKSSGIESVEQAQVLVEELEKLEEYDKELLVYRIWGGQKKLKSSLKQADPEVKVLLESFIPFG
- a CDS encoding SMI1/KNR4 family protein translates to MTAHFEQTLDRLGEIAERLRQSGMPDVEYKWTEGISTVELAALEERLQMTLPASLSELIQRCGSLYLLWSLPQHCIVRDVSGRTGEHSSTSDYELNILEDITGEFGWNHEYISYFTFYGENADSPATTDEHRYLIFNYNGAGDPVLLDLATSSAEPAVFCYDHEQDRFTLLADNLPAYIDTILTLHGLWVWNWMTVTDEHGIQLKSPPLQMWVRWLDTFCNVKLEDAHSLEALIEYTTMHSVDNPVILQAFQSYDPKDIFLAWEQRIQHNPAQFATWFVFIGETAGDGAADWVRSLWEPDTAQAWTSLVKNNFHAVGAFTSPRAYLTARCLPEHEGLAYVCNYLPQHSARDGKLEGYVANGQLHHFHSPEVIDWMRDKVNYPADGWSVLFAESYPTVEQLFDWLSDSELHQKIVAGALEVMIKKGRVPSLKADALNTISNLLQASLQRVMLKKDKRRIEAVLEQLSDLGLC
- a CDS encoding TetR/AcrR family transcriptional regulator — translated: MKHIKRRERESNEIRQKIIEAARSLFLNQGYAEVSMRKIADQIEYSPTTIYHYFANKEAVVRELLLEGNALFLQALQQRLEEAEAAGLNALDRLKTVSDAYVRFGTASPEYYNILFISDLESVSPVSLIDSGRFKGFELLEAGLQAAMEEGSITQGDERLIATSVWSMLHGLTSLLLNFDLPTAKSNDELISFTIDTFFRGLSR
- a CDS encoding phytoene desaturase family protein — encoded protein: MSKYDVIVIGAGLDGLSCAARLSALGYRTAVFESHTLAGGFATEFTRKGYTFDVSLHGVGGLEEGSFGQMLKGCNADQRIVPLRKKHPYSIRWEGQTIDIPSDVQEYVQLLKNMFPAEQTAIDKLFAGIRRFGAGFSVFSSSSPGLWRKTAGLLKAGTFFRWTQMTTWEAVSQFGLSDRFTEFFTALWPYYGLPPKRLAALYFFIPWIGYHLEGTYYIQGGAQALSNALVAAIQSAGGEVHLRSQVSEIVLVDGKAAGVRLKKGDAYEANWIVSGISPHHTYGRLLSNHDAARRELEAVSRLETGTSLTQLYLGLSCEPHELGITEEDLILYDVPDSETDYEVMMSGQYTKGNWMLTNYNAMDPTLNEPGKGVIAVTFLDRLENWPATRPEYKAKKETVTRQILERLEQLYPGFVSKVVVAELGTPRTMQRYTANPGGAVYGYAQTVRQSGIKRLKHKSVVERLSLVGAWTQPGGGFQGAMNSGIMEADRIAAKLGQAERASISTHEAYQTPRT
- a CDS encoding PHB depolymerase family esterase, coding for MQRRRFALVLLSFVFLLTIFFPSSSSAAAADVPAPQATLLTQVQPLGEVVSAVVLKYSTNIDGASLSTSSFQVQSVLNDVYTDRTVTGVYTNDTGAITNRSTHGKYIVIELDTQDNNASTLTYDATSGVNRINPLNYNITQKKDIATQKKTVVPASAQTVKATDKITPIVDDFQKNTFENKEGFKLNYFTFEPKVESGKTYPLVVFLHGNGERGDGNGVNLLANAGAVTWASPEQQAKHPSFVIAPQSPIDLEHKFIWADEPRNSAVADLVRETALKYPIDTNRIYIVGISQGAMGTWRLLEKNLDLFAAGVPIAGLTNYEKAVNMYAPVDPKHVEVLKNVPIWAFHAVDDTSVSPKNSQEMVAAIKAQNGNLIHFTEYEAGIIKPVGHFSWVPALQNQDMIEWLFAQKK
- a CDS encoding putative metal homeostasis protein; amino-acid sequence: MAKTDVATARRQLRSPNKVTRRRALRTIKAAKRVK
- a CDS encoding helix-turn-helix domain-containing protein, which encodes MGITFKLEELLQDIGITKNALAREAKIRPNTIYEMCSNTTKRIEFKTFNTVMETLIRLSGRQLTLHDVLEYIPEDESEKH
- a CDS encoding helix-turn-helix domain-containing protein, which gives rise to MNVHERYHFKLGDILEELDISRNKLAVEAKIRPATVIDMVNGKTKRLELETLVHILDALNRFARQRRFTRTITLADIVEYIPEDGIEEH
- a CDS encoding helix-turn-helix domain-containing protein; amino-acid sequence: MRMSNAQGITFKLEELLQDIGITKNALAREAKIRPNTIYEMCSNTTKRIEFKTFNTVMETLIRLSGRQLTLHDVLEYIPEDEAREY